The nucleotide sequence GCCCCAACATGGGAGAGCGGACGATTTCGATCATATGATAGAACGGATTGACATCCGCAATGATACCGCGCGTGCCCAACATTTCCTTGCGCCAAAAAATGGGCGTGACAAAGAAGGTCAAAGTCATCAGGACAGTGACCAATTGCTGAAGATCACGATAACGCGTCGAGATAATGCCAAAAAGAATGGAAAACCAGATCGCATTGAGCTGCAACACAACAAACGCCGGGATGACCATCAAGGTCCATGGGGTCAAGGCCACATGGAAATATATAAAAACGAGAACAACCGCGATCAGGTTGTGGCAAAACGTGATGAAATTTCGCGACACCAGCCGTAACGCATAAATGGTCAGAGGCAGACGCCGCTCTAAAATCATCCCGGCATTGGCGAAGAATGTGGTGCAGCCTTCCATTACAATCGCGGAAAGGAAAGCCCAGATAGATAGACCGCCCAGCAGGTACGCAAAAAACACTTCGTCATCAATTCCCAGAAGCTGGGAATACACAATGCTGAGTGCAATGCCTGATAAAAGGAAACTCAGCGTCAGCCAAAAAGGCCCGAGAAATGTACGTCGGTATTGAAGTCGAATATCCAGCCATGCGAAACGCCACCAGATTCCAGGCGATCGAATAGCCTCTACGAGGTCATTATAAAAATATTTAATGTCGCTCATAAAAACTTTCACAGCCATAACCTAAGGAATTGCAGCACTTCGTCATCGCCAGTTTAAGTTTCAAGGGGGCTCGGGCGTCGTCACCTCGATTATACTAGACCGCCCATTTCATCCAATCTGGTGAATAAGCCTTCACATATGCAGAAAAGCCATATGTGTTATACAGCTTTATCCAGTTTGAAGGCTATGCGTGAAACGCATAGCCCGTACAATAGAGAATCCTCACAAGAAAACTCCGATTGTACGGGCTGCGTTTCGGCCGGGACTTAGGCGCGCATCACGAAGTCTTTTGACAGACCGCGCAGCACATCAATGTACTTTTTGCCCCACTCAACCATCTCTTCCAGACCTTCTTCCCAGGTGATTTCAGGCTCCCAGCCGATGTCGGCCTTAACGGCAGAACTATCGAGCCAATAGCGGGCATCCTGTCCCAGGCGGTCTCCCGTCACTTCACACAGATCCTCGAACGGCATGCCCAAGGCATCCGCGCACATCTCAACAACGCGACGGATCGACGTCGGCTCTTTGGGGCCGACGTTGTAAATTTTACCCAGCGGGGCTTTGTCGGCAACCATGAGGATGGCACGCGCCAAGTCGCGGTTGTGAATAAACGACTTTTCGGCGCGGCCACCACCATGAAGCGGAAGTTTCTCGCCCGTAAGACCGCAGATGATCGATTTCGGGATGACGCGGTGCAATTGCTGGCCCGGACCATAAGCGTTGGACGGACGGATCACGTTCATCGGGAACTTCAGATGTTCGTGAACCGACATGAGATACATGTCGAACGCCACCTTGGAAGCCGCGTAAGGGCTGCTCGGCTTGATCGGCTCGTCTTCGTTGGTCGCGTGATCGACAGAGCCGTACATTTCGGACGTACCGATGTGGATGAAACGCTCCAAGTAATCGCGCTTCATCAGCTCTTCGCTCAGTTTTACCAAGGCAACGCAGTTGGTTTCAAAGAAGCGCCACGAGTTCTTCCACGACGCAGCCCCCTCACCTTGAGCGGCGAAGTTGATGATGACGTCGGGACGCTCTTTGTCGAGCAGCTCCATAAGCAGATCGAGTTCATAATTGACGTGATATGCATGGTACGAATAACGGCTGTCGCCATCACCAACACCCAACGTGAAACATTCCAGCTTCGGTGTATTACGGCCAATGCTGATCACTTTTTCAGGATCAGCGTGGTCCAACAGATATTTCGACGTGTGCAGACCAAACGACCCGCCACCGCCAAGAACGACATACTTCTTTTTCATCCCTGCACTCCTCCAAAACACTTCATTTATTGTGTAACGACCCAATCGGGGTCGGCTTCAATGATTGTCCAATAATAATCGCCGGTGTAACCGGCTTCAGCGAACATTTCGCGCCAAAAATCAAGATTTCCAAACGTCACCGCCGTAAGGACCCAGTCGAGAAACAAGTCCCGTTCGGAATCGTTGCGATACGCATCAACCTGAATGTACGACCGTCCCGGCGCAACGCGCTCAATTTCCTGGATCGCCTTGATGCAACGATCACGTTCCAGGTTATGCAAGACGTTGATGCACAACACAGCATCAAAGGAATCATCCTCGAACGGCAGTTCATCGGCGGTTCCCAGCATCAACTGGGCCTTGGTTTCTTCCGGCGCATGGTCCAAGGCGTATTGCGAAATGTCCATGCCAATGACCTCAA is from Magnetovibrio sp. and encodes:
- a CDS encoding ABC transporter permease: MSDIKYFYNDLVEAIRSPGIWWRFAWLDIRLQYRRTFLGPFWLTLSFLLSGIALSIVYSQLLGIDDEVFFAYLLGGLSIWAFLSAIVMEGCTTFFANAGMILERRLPLTIYALRLVSRNFITFCHNLIAVVLVFIYFHVALTPWTLMVIPAFVVLQLNAIWFSILFGIISTRYRDLQQLVTVLMTLTFFVTPIFWRKEMLGTRGIIADVNPFYHMIEIVRSPMLGHAPPLTSWVVVAAITVVGMLVTFFVGSKYLRRLAYWL
- a CDS encoding NAD-dependent epimerase/dehydratase family protein — its product is MKKKYVVLGGGGSFGLHTSKYLLDHADPEKVISIGRNTPKLECFTLGVGDGDSRYSYHAYHVNYELDLLMELLDKERPDVIINFAAQGEGAASWKNSWRFFETNCVALVKLSEELMKRDYLERFIHIGTSEMYGSVDHATNEDEPIKPSSPYAASKVAFDMYLMSVHEHLKFPMNVIRPSNAYGPGQQLHRVIPKSIICGLTGEKLPLHGGGRAEKSFIHNRDLARAILMVADKAPLGKIYNVGPKEPTSIRRVVEMCADALGMPFEDLCEVTGDRLGQDARYWLDSSAVKADIGWEPEITWEEGLEEMVEWGKKYIDVLRGLSKDFVMRA
- a CDS encoding class I SAM-dependent methyltransferase; this translates as MAEINLLNQYPKARRNLVERKKSQEENRAAALRFGREYFDGTREQGYGGYTYDGRWQPIAKEIISHYNLKPGDRVLDIGCAKGYLVKDLTEACPGLEVIGMDISQYALDHAPEETKAQLMLGTADELPFEDDSFDAVLCINVLHNLERDRCIKAIQEIERVAPGRSYIQVDAYRNDSERDLFLDWVLTAVTFGNLDFWREMFAEAGYTGDYYWTIIEADPDWVVTQ